GTCGTGAGCCCAACCTCAGCACTGTAACACTAACATCTTCAGATGATACCACTAGTAATGTAGATAACGATACAGATCAtaagaacaagaaacaaaaatcTGTAATTAACCCAGCGACAGGAGACATAAACTACGAATGGATCCTTAGCAGCTTACCACCAAATTTTAATGATTTGCCATATTCCCAGCGCAAGAAGTTGGTTAGATCATTTTCCGAGTCAATTGACTACTCGCAGTTCTCATTATTTGCAAAGAACTATTTGCAAGTGAAGCCAGGTAGTTCTGGCTCGGAAAGAACACCCAGAAGTGCCGGCATTGGCTCCAACAACAGTAGTTTTGCCAGAAGGCCCAGAATGAACAGTCTCAACACTGTAGCAGGTAGGTTGTTGGCCCGGACTTCTACTTCggacttgaagagattgtcTGAATTAAACAAACCAAAAGTAAATGTAGACGAAAAAGGTGCAATTGTCATGGACCATGAGCTTGGAAAAGTGATTGGATTTGGAGCTTGGGGAACGATTCGTGAGTGCACGGACAGACACGGCACGGTTCGTGCAATTAAAATTGTTAAGTCGAGTTATGATTATGATGGAACTCCATCTCCGCGTAGTCAATCTCCGAGCAAAGCTGACATAAATAGTTTGAAGCACCTGAACCCTAAGgtacttgaagtcttcaagaaggaaatcaaTATCTGGAAAGAATTGCATCATGAAAATATCTTGCCTCTTCTCAAGCATCTTGAGACAGATTACGCCATCTTCTGTATTACCAACAGAATCTATGGTGGCACCTTATTTGAGTTGGTGTCATCATGGGGAATCTTTAACAGTGGCATTAACAGCACTTCAGGTCCTTTGGAGTTCCTGATTGAATCTCAACAGGAGcgattgaagaaggttaTACTTTGTACGAAGCAGATAGTCAAAGCTTTGTTGTACATGCACGAGGAAAAAGGAATTGTGCACGGagatttgaagttggaaaatgTATTGGTAGAAGAGGATTCGGACAAGGGCTACAAAATGATTCTTTGTGACTTTGGCATGTCGAAAGCATATACGAGTAGAATCAGCAGAAAGTCCTCGGCAAGATACCTTCCTAATAATATCTTTGCCATGGTAGACGAAGACACCTTAATGATGAGAAGCAAATCCTCCAACACCACCATGAGAAAGCCATACCAGGGTGGAGATTCTGAGAATACAAAGAACTTAAATGTAGCAAAGGACGATTCAAGAATAGGGCTTTCCAATCTAATGAAGCCTCATGGCCCCTCAATGCAATCTGTGGATCTTACTCCTTCACAATCGTCATCCAGAGCTAATTGGaaagaatttgatttcaGAAGGAAGAGTAACCACAAGGAAGAC
This Scheffersomyces stipitis CBS 6054 chromosome 3, complete sequence DNA region includes the following protein-coding sequences:
- the KKR1 gene encoding Ca2+/calmodulin-dependent protein kinase (go_function protein kinase activity; ATP binding~go_process protein amino acid phosphorylation) — encoded protein: MEIPLKSQPKVSTANFTADSAFPVDPLARTTPTPGAESDASSQLNSELLKVRRSNNPSNNSKNDSTDLTPLNSTAQLKSYKLSRRYSETEKNNFDSETGHRLYDDGKIRPQVLRNDSYRQDVYDLSRNNTYGTLMSENDPSRSRTQSPAKIYSRSHDEYMDGSSEGVLGLEDEYIPGLNFADLIYRWNKNISDQNLLYDLKQQTSNTSSTTSMTNTPSSRDASYLDLNQLHAQVAPQPIRLRNQTSSNMYSFSKLHDFMKLRPHSKGDERPSREPNLSTVTLTSSDDTTSNVDNDTDHKNKKQKSVINPATGDINYEWILSSLPPNFNDLPYSQRKKLVRSFSESIDYSQFSLFAKNYLQVKPGSSGSERTPRSAGIGSNNSSFARRPRMNSLNTVAGRLLARTSTSDLKRLSELNKPKVNVDEKGAIVMDHELGKVIGFGAWGTIRECTDRHGTVRAIKIVKSSYDYDGTPSPRSQSPSKADINSLKHSNPKVLEVFKKEINIWKELHHENILPLLKHLETDYAIFCITNRIYGGTLFELVSSWGIFNSGINSTSGPLEFSIESQQERLKKVILCTKQIVKALLYMHEEKGIVHGDLKLENVLVEEDSDKGYKMILCDFGMSKAYTSRISRKSSARYLPNNIFAMVDEDTLMMRSKSSNTTMRKPYQGGDSENTKNLNVAKDDSRIGLSNLMKPHGPSMQSVDLTPSQSSSRANWKEFDFRRKSNHKEDEGIDSDLPHSHIGSLPYASPELLSPSPPPLGPSADIWALGVLMYTMCVGKLPFQHQYEPRLRAIIFAGKYNREELRKACLLEWIFNEKAAKGDADEALPASLMIQSPSLVDLRRQQELVDLHQTWLKYKDSHEFQWLFDIITGCLEKDITKRWDLEMVSHCLEVHTPTK